Proteins co-encoded in one Paracrocinitomix mangrovi genomic window:
- a CDS encoding polysaccharide biosynthesis tyrosine autokinase, which translates to MLETEKKSIIASSLNKEFDINLAITVLKKNFFIPLIILLLGLGISFVYLRYTKPVYESKAVIQRSTQDEGKRILDIEGFEKEQEVSEDVELLKSTFLLEKALKNLNLQISYFAEGQILTEEKYLMSSYHVTLLELRDSSLIGKPVLVTTKGSDVVNLNFTSSTGNHSLDIKVDEKVENEFFSLSFKISNPEQFRVNAAENKLYFVINNFSDLTRRMHPNLQVFALNPEAKTIQINFKSNNHRLSKDVVTSIINTFFQYDLEKKRQSSASILDFIDSQLDTVFLQLKESESAIQNFKDSNSVNDPAYFTANIMERTNELQNQMMDVDIELELIEDIENKVELNDRVEIFRIIPAVTGTDYENLLVGELEELHEFLIEKEDLVYRVTEDHQEIQKIDRKIKSQSENIFRIINTIRKQLEFKLSSLQDRVFKLEMELYGIPAKEMELSRLNRMFSLNEKYYSLLIEKKTQYAISKAGFTMDNMVLQAPTEAVLISPNHRFVYVLSVVLTIMLSMVYLLIRYLTFNDIHEPEELKKLLPDQVGFLGVIPKVDTENRYSTLMVHLKPKSALAESYRHIRSNLQFILKKNEPNLIAVSSSVSGEGKTFVTVNLAGIIAMSGKKVLVIDLDLRKPKVHEAFNADNKLGMSSVLVKSENWKDCVQKSEIEGLDFITAGPIPPNPSELIIGGYLDSLLVEFKKEYDFVIVDNPPVGIVSDGLYVMKDADCPIYMFRANYSKRYYARRVEELVYNKQLNKLFVILNGMESGVRGYGYGYGYGGDYYSDDIKKKKVWQFWKK; encoded by the coding sequence GTGCTAGAGACTGAAAAAAAATCAATAATAGCTTCTAGTTTAAACAAGGAGTTCGATATTAATCTAGCGATTACTGTCTTAAAAAAGAACTTTTTTATTCCTCTGATCATATTATTGCTTGGTTTGGGGATTAGTTTTGTTTATTTGAGATATACAAAACCTGTATATGAGTCAAAAGCAGTAATTCAAAGAAGTACTCAAGATGAAGGAAAACGAATTCTGGATATTGAAGGCTTTGAAAAAGAACAAGAAGTTTCTGAAGACGTTGAATTACTAAAATCAACTTTTTTACTAGAAAAAGCACTAAAGAACTTAAATCTTCAAATATCTTATTTTGCTGAAGGGCAAATTCTTACTGAAGAAAAGTATTTAATGTCTAGTTATCATGTTACCTTATTGGAATTAAGGGATAGTAGTTTGATAGGTAAACCTGTTTTAGTTACAACCAAAGGAAGTGATGTAGTAAATCTAAATTTTACCTCAAGTACAGGAAACCATAGCCTGGACATTAAAGTGGATGAGAAAGTTGAGAACGAATTTTTTAGCTTGTCCTTTAAAATATCAAATCCTGAGCAATTTAGAGTAAATGCTGCTGAAAATAAACTCTATTTTGTGATCAATAATTTTAGTGATCTTACTAGAAGAATGCATCCTAATTTACAGGTGTTTGCATTGAATCCCGAAGCTAAAACTATTCAAATCAATTTTAAATCAAATAACCATAGGCTGAGTAAAGATGTGGTAACATCAATTATCAATACCTTTTTTCAGTATGATTTAGAAAAGAAAAGGCAGAGTTCGGCAAGTATTCTTGACTTTATTGATTCACAGTTGGATACTGTTTTTCTTCAATTAAAAGAGTCAGAATCAGCCATTCAAAATTTTAAAGACAGTAACTCCGTTAATGATCCGGCTTATTTCACGGCAAACATTATGGAGAGAACCAATGAGCTACAAAATCAAATGATGGATGTAGACATTGAATTGGAATTGATAGAGGACATTGAAAACAAAGTGGAGTTGAATGATAGAGTTGAGATTTTTAGAATTATTCCTGCGGTTACAGGAACTGATTATGAAAATCTTTTAGTTGGTGAATTAGAAGAATTACATGAATTTTTAATTGAAAAAGAGGATCTTGTGTACAGAGTTACTGAAGATCATCAAGAAATTCAAAAAATTGATCGTAAGATTAAGTCTCAATCAGAGAACATTTTCAGAATCATTAATACCATAAGAAAACAATTGGAATTTAAGTTAAGCAGTTTACAAGACAGAGTGTTTAAATTGGAAATGGAGCTTTATGGGATTCCTGCAAAAGAAATGGAATTAAGTAGGCTTAACAGAATGTTCTCCTTGAATGAAAAATACTATTCACTTTTAATTGAAAAGAAAACACAATATGCCATTTCAAAAGCAGGGTTTACAATGGATAACATGGTGCTACAAGCCCCTACTGAAGCTGTTTTAATTTCACCTAACCATAGGTTTGTTTATGTTTTATCTGTGGTTCTAACAATTATGTTAAGCATGGTATATCTATTAATTAGATACCTAACGTTTAACGATATTCACGAGCCTGAAGAGCTGAAAAAATTACTACCGGATCAAGTGGGGTTCTTAGGTGTTATTCCTAAAGTAGACACCGAGAATAGGTATTCTACATTAATGGTTCACCTTAAACCGAAGTCAGCATTAGCAGAGAGTTATAGACATATTAGATCTAATTTGCAATTTATTCTAAAGAAGAATGAACCCAATTTAATAGCGGTTTCATCTTCTGTTTCAGGAGAAGGTAAAACGTTCGTAACTGTTAATCTTGCAGGAATTATCGCTATGTCGGGTAAAAAGGTATTAGTGATTGATTTGGATTTAAGAAAACCTAAAGTGCATGAAGCTTTTAATGCAGATAACAAGTTAGGAATGAGTTCTGTTTTGGTAAAATCTGAAAACTGGAAGGATTGTGTGCAAAAAAGTGAAATTGAAGGATTAGATTTTATTACAGCCGGTCCTATCCCCCCAAACCCATCTGAATTAATTATTGGAGGATATTTAGATAGTTTATTGGTTGAATTCAAAAAGGAATATGATTTTGTAATCGTAGATAATCCTCCTGTTGGAATAGTATCTGATGGTTTGTATGTAATGAAAGATGCTGATTGCCCTATTTACATGTTTAGAGCTAATTATTCCAAAAGATATTACGCCAGAAGAGTTGAAGAACTTGTCTATAATAAGCAATTAAATAAGTTGTTTGTTATTCTCAATGGTATGGAATCGGGAGTAAGAGGGTATGGCTATGGTTATGGCTATGGTGGAGATTATTATTCTGATGATATTAAAAAGAAAAAGGTTTGGCAATTTTGGAAAAAATAA
- the rfbC gene encoding dTDP-4-dehydrorhamnose 3,5-epimerase has translation MEVIKYRIEGLIAFKPRIFTDDRGYFFESFNEKIMREHIGDFNFVQDNQSSSHKNVLRGLHFQKPPYDQGKLVRVISGEVLDVAVDIRKNSPTYGQYEKVLLTGENNVMFWIPPGFAHGFLSLKDDSIFSYKCTNFYNKESEDAIIWNDPEIGIDWEVEYPLVSEKDDEAKTLKEFESPFIL, from the coding sequence ATGGAAGTAATTAAATATCGAATTGAAGGACTTATAGCCTTTAAACCAAGAATATTTACAGATGATAGAGGTTATTTTTTTGAGTCATTCAACGAAAAAATAATGCGCGAACATATAGGTGATTTTAATTTCGTACAGGATAATCAATCATCTTCTCATAAAAATGTTCTTAGAGGTTTACACTTTCAAAAACCTCCTTATGATCAAGGTAAATTGGTTCGTGTAATTTCCGGCGAAGTACTAGATGTTGCCGTGGATATTAGAAAAAATTCTCCCACCTATGGGCAATACGAAAAAGTCTTGTTAACTGGAGAAAACAATGTCATGTTTTGGATTCCACCAGGATTTGCTCATGGCTTTTTGTCTCTTAAAGATGATTCAATTTTCTCATACAAATGCACCAATTTCTATAATAAAGAAAGTGAAGATGCAATTATTTGGAATGATCCAGAAATTGGGATAGACTGGGAAGTAGAATATCCTTTAGTTTCAGAAAAAGATGATGAAGCAAAAACTTTAAAAGAATTTGAAAGCCCTTTTATATTGTGA
- a CDS encoding polysaccharide biosynthesis/export family protein, producing MINWARSIGFVGIILLIGSCGINSNWMLRTHKDYDFSDIDSLNESKNDYKIDINDILQLRFFTNDGIKVLDISSNATGNQSALFNPNNSLNYVIQNDSMVELPVVGQVNLVGMTIRQAELYLEDQFRGYYIDPFVQLSVTNRRVVVFPGNGGEAKVIYLQNNNTTLLEAIALAGGITERGRASKIKLIRKNAQGQREVYKIDLSTIEGLAYTDIIVQANDYIYVDPVPELGREVLKEVTPIVSLISSAAVIIATISALTP from the coding sequence ATGATTAATTGGGCAAGAAGTATCGGTTTTGTAGGGATCATTCTCTTAATTGGTAGCTGTGGTATTAATAGCAACTGGATGCTAAGAACTCATAAGGATTACGATTTTTCAGACATTGACAGTTTGAATGAAAGTAAGAATGACTATAAAATCGATATCAATGATATTTTACAATTGAGATTTTTTACCAATGATGGGATAAAGGTTTTAGATATTAGTTCAAATGCAACAGGAAATCAAAGTGCTTTATTTAATCCAAATAATTCACTTAACTATGTTATTCAAAATGATTCAATGGTTGAATTACCTGTTGTAGGTCAAGTAAACTTAGTAGGTATGACCATTAGACAGGCAGAGTTGTATCTCGAAGATCAATTTAGGGGGTATTATATAGATCCTTTTGTTCAATTAAGTGTGACAAACAGAAGAGTAGTGGTGTTTCCCGGAAATGGAGGAGAAGCAAAAGTGATTTATCTACAAAACAATAATACAACCTTGTTAGAAGCAATTGCATTGGCCGGAGGAATTACAGAGAGAGGTCGAGCGTCTAAAATTAAGTTGATAAGAAAAAATGCTCAAGGGCAACGAGAAGTTTATAAAATAGATTTGTCTACCATTGAAGGTTTGGCTTATACTGATATAATTGTTCAAGCCAATGATTATATTTATGTAGATCCTGTTCCTGAATTGGGAAGAGAAGTGCTAAAAGAAGTAACACCAATAGTTTCATTAATTTCAAGTGCTGCAGTTATTATTGCGACTATATCAGCATTAACACCATAA